The Methanococcoides sp. AM1 DNA window TACGGTGCCGGATTTCATAATTGGCAGTGTTACAGGGTTGTCTTCAATGAGTGGTTTTTCGGAGATTTGGGTAGACTAAAATTATGACATACAGTAGGCTGCCATATTAGATCATAAAAAAGAAAGTTGAAATTTCTATGTTGATCAAAAAGAAGAAATTCTCATCCTACTTTAACCCTGCTTTTTTCTTTTATTCTTCAAAAAATGATTGCGGAGTATCCAATTCAATTATTATTCTAATTTATCATTTTTCCCACCTGTGAATGTAACTTTTTTTCAAACAAATCGATAGGTTAAATACTATTGAATATCTTACTCTTTATATTATTCTGATATGTACAACGGAGGGTACCAAATTGGAGGAAATATTAGCATCGACTCATCTTTGTAAAGAAGCAGTTGTTGCAATCGCAATCACATTGAATCTAATAGATAGAACACAACGTACTAGATACGTCAACGTACATGCATTAAGTTGTGATTCTGATGGATCATGTTTGGGTCATATAGAACTTGAAGGAGACGATGAAATTATCAGTGTTGTACCAGCACCTCCAAAAAGTTACCGAGTAACAGGACTCACAAAAGACAGGAAATGGGCGGAGCTCGGTTATGAATTTGATGGTGCAGATCATCCCGACTGGCTTAAAGTGCTTAAAGACGAGTTTTGGTGACCTTGGGCTAAAATATGATTAACAAAGAGGAATAACATCATTGATCCATGGGCTCGAAATTGATCCCGTGGCCACTAAAGAAGACATGATGGTAGTTCTTAAGAAATGTTATGAAACCGAGCTTCTGATCAATATCTTGGACCTTGAATTGCTTTAACTACGTAGACTTTGAAGCAGAGAAAACCCATATCAAAATTACCCTGACAACGCCCAACTGTCCGATGGATGTAATTATTCAGGAATCTCTAATATGACCCTCTTAGAGTACCCCATAACTAACTTTTTTGCCCATTTAGAACTCATATCGATCTTCTGTTTCCTCAGAAATTTGTGCCCTTATTACAATCATTGATATCTAAGTTCTGATTTTTTTAAATGATCAAATATAAATAAAAAAACAGATATCAAATATAATGAGTTCTTTAAGAAGCATTCCTCTTAATATGCCACGCCTGGTGTACTATTCTTAAAGAGCTCGGTGGTAGTATCCTGTTTTTCGTGTATTATAAGACAATTAAGTGACCGCAACAAAAGGTCTGCTTGACACTTGTATAATAACCACAAAAAGCATATATTGCAACCAATAATAGATATTGAGCAACAATCACAAACGGGGTGAGATTTTGAATTTTGGAGAGTTAGTTAAAGGAAAGGACATTGAAGCAGAAACCGCAATGAAGGAGAAACATATACCTACAATCGATATTCTTGAAGGTCATGGGGGAACAGATGCAAACCTTATTCGGGTAATCGTAGGTAAAGATACAGCACATCCAAATACCGTTGAGCATCACATTGCATGGGTAGAACTTTATGGCAGGAAAGATAGCGGCGAAGTCGTTAACCTCGGAAGAGTTAACTTCAGCCCGGGAAATACAAGACCTGACTGCCGGTTCAAGCTCGAGAACATTGGTGAATACAAGGCATTCTGTGCTCTTGGATATTGTAACATCCACGGCCTGTGGGAAAACTGCATTGAGATATGATCGGGTTTAATGCCTGATCATATTTTTTCCTTAAATTTTCAGCTTCATTTAACTCATTCAACTTTAAGCGCATCCAAAGGACATTTTTGAACACACTTCATACAACTGATGCAGGCAGTGTCCCTGACAACATCCTTTTCTGACACATCGATCCACATGGGACATAGCCTATCACATATCCCACATGAATTACAGAGCGAAGGGTCACGCCTTATCTTCCTGATCTTAACAAGGTTCGTCAACGAGGCAGCTGCACCTTCCTTACAGAAATACCTGCATGCAGCTCTGTCCACGAAAAAGGAAAGAAGTATCGACACCGCCATGATCAGTAGCAGACCATCTATTACCACAGTTTCCATAATGATATCATCAATAAACTGAAACTTATGCAGCACCAGAGCGGTTAATAAAAAGAGTAATACTACGTAGCGGAAATACAGTAACGTTTTATGGACTCTTTTCGGAACCAGTGTGTTGTATCTTTTACCCAGGACCCTTTTTCCCATAGAACCAATGATGTTCTGGAACATGCCCCTTGGGCACATCCAGCCACAATAGACCGGACCGAATAGCAGAGCAACGGGAACGGACAGGAGAACAACATAGAATGTTGACTGCGAACCAAAATAGATGAAGATAGCAAGGCCAACGAGCTGTAGGCTCAGCCTGAACCTCTCACCCTTTTCGCTCTTTTGCAATCTTGATGTTATACTACTTGCCGCTTTCAACAGAGCTGCCTCCAATAATAGTTAGGAGTGTGCCGAACAATATAGTTGAAAAACGCCTATCCAATATATAATTTATTAAAGGTACAGCCAAATGTAGGATAGGGGTAATTGAAATGCACACATTTACGAAGATCGTTATATTGGTCACAATAATGCTATCCATAGCAACATCAGGCTGTGCAACCAATGGTACTGATGAACCTGAGCCAATACCGGACATAATTGAGAACCAAGATCATGTGGCAGAGCAAGATAGCACTGACAACATCAACAAAGAGCAGAGCACATTCAAGATATCAACCAGCGCCTTTGAGAACAACGGAGAGATTCCCTCACGTTACACCTGCGATGGGGACAACATTAATCCGGAACTCATCCCCGGCATCCTGCCTAAAGGTACCGAGAACCTTGTCCTGATAGTTGATGATACCGATGCTCCGGGAGGGATGTTCACCCACTGGATAGTATGGAACATTGAGCCGGGATCTATGATCAGGGAGAACACAATTCCGGGAGTGCAGGGACTTAACGACTTTAAGACCACAGACTACGCCGGACCATGTCCACCTTCAGGAACTCATCGTTACTTTTTCAGAATATATGCACTGGACACCATGCTTGATCTTGTATCAGGCTCCACAAGAACAGATCTGGAACAGGCAATGCAGGATCACATCATTGCAGAGGCCGAACTAATGGGAACTTACTCCAGAGAGTAAGAGGAAATGGGAACAAGAATAGAAAAAGAAAAAAGAGACAGAACAATAAGAAGACGGGTTTATTCCAGCAGTTCAGTATCCTCATGAGAATAAGCCGGGGAACAGCAACATAGTATCTTCAATTCCCCCGCCCCCGTATTTTCGATCTTGTGAGCAACACATGGATCGATCAGTATGGTATCGCCGACACTCACTTCGAACACCTCATCCCCCAGAGTCATGAGACCGCTTCCAGTTGTTATATGGTAGATCTCCTCAGACTCATGATGCCGGTGTTCAAGAGTCATGCATCCCACCGGAACGGTTGCCTCGGCAAGGCTTTGACTGTTCTTGCCACCGATGTTCGGATGCATCAATTCACGTATTATCGAGCCATCCTTTGTGGTGAATGGTTCGACTCGCGAGTATTCAGTTCTCTTCATCCTTGCTAAAGTTCTCTATCATTTCAAGCATTTTTTCCTTAATTTCCACAAAGGAAGCAATGCTTTCAGTGCCTGTATCGATAGGAGACTTGCCTTCAAAATCAGCATTCATAAGATCGGGAGAGAATGGTATCTCACCAAGGACAGGAATTCCAAGCTCAGCAAGTTTTGGCTTGACATCAGAAGAAGTGCCCTTGTTGACAACCGCAGCAAGGTTCTTCACACCGATACCGCCTGCAAGTTCCTTGATCCTTCCGGCAGTCTCAATGGAGCGCATGCCCGGTTCCACCACAATGATCATGAGATCGATACCACGAGTAGTTCCACGACCAAGGTGCTCGATACCTGCTTCCATATCCATGATCAGTGCACTGGTGTCCTTTAGCACAACATGGCGAAGAAGTGCTCTCAAAAATGCAGATGCAGGGCACATGCAACCGCTTCCTCCACGCTCTACAGTACCCATTACCAGCATCTTGACACCATCCGGCCCGACAACACCGAACTTGCTCACAATATCGTCC harbors:
- a CDS encoding cupin domain-containing protein, encoding MKRTEYSRVEPFTTKDGSIIRELMHPNIGGKNSQSLAEATVPVGCMTLEHRHHESEEIYHITTGSGLMTLGDEVFEVSVGDTILIDPCVAHKIENTGAGELKILCCCSPAYSHEDTELLE
- a CDS encoding YbhB/YbcL family Raf kinase inhibitor-like protein; the protein is MHTFTKIVILVTIMLSIATSGCATNGTDEPEPIPDIIENQDHVAEQDSTDNINKEQSTFKISTSAFENNGEIPSRYTCDGDNINPELIPGILPKGTENLVLIVDDTDAPGGMFTHWIVWNIEPGSMIRENTIPGVQGLNDFKTTDYAGPCPPSGTHRYFFRIYALDTMLDLVSGSTRTDLEQAMQDHIIAEAELMGTYSRE
- a CDS encoding AAA family ATPase, with the translated sequence MVKIAVTGKGGVGKTTLSGTLARLLARDGYEVLVIDADSDMNLASSLGIAEPPRPLTDYKEMIDERAGEVGGMFKYNPKVDDIVSKFGVVGPDGVKMLVMGTVERGGSGCMCPASAFLRALLRHVVLKDTSALIMDMEAGIEHLGRGTTRGIDLMIIVVEPGMRSIETAGRIKELAGGIGVKNLAAVVNKGTSSDVKPKLAELGIPVLGEIPFSPDLMNADFEGKSPIDTGTESIASFVEIKEKMLEMIENFSKDEEN
- a CDS encoding class II SORL domain-containing protein gives rise to the protein MNFGELVKGKDIEAETAMKEKHIPTIDILEGHGGTDANLIRVIVGKDTAHPNTVEHHIAWVELYGRKDSGEVVNLGRVNFSPGNTRPDCRFKLENIGEYKAFCALGYCNIHGLWENCIEI
- a CDS encoding 4Fe-4S binding protein, with product MQKSEKGERFRLSLQLVGLAIFIYFGSQSTFYVVLLSVPVALLFGPVYCGWMCPRGMFQNIIGSMGKRVLGKRYNTLVPKRVHKTLLYFRYVVLLFLLTALVLHKFQFIDDIIMETVVIDGLLLIMAVSILLSFFVDRAACRYFCKEGAAASLTNLVKIRKIRRDPSLCNSCGICDRLCPMWIDVSEKDVVRDTACISCMKCVQKCPLDALKVE